A single window of Vibrio sp. SCSIO 43137 DNA harbors:
- a CDS encoding TRAP transporter large permease, which produces MDIALIGFAALLILILLRMPIAFAMGVVGFIGYAALSDWNFNGALTVSAKRLIDTAQDYGLSVIPMFILMGNLITRAGMSQELYKACYAFLGHHRGGLAMATITACGGFSAISGSSLATSATMAKVAMPPMRKYGYSDSLAAASIAAGGTLGILIPPSVILIIYGVLTEQSIRDLFAAGFIPGILGIAFYLLATRYVVWRNPESGPSGRRMSKEEKSAALKSVSGILGLFMVVMGGIYLGVFTPTEAAGIGAGGAFAIALYRRSLTWKILHEILLDTARTSTMLFGVIIGALIYSNFVNRTGLPNELVVWMQSFGAEPLLVILAIMGVYILLGTVFESLSMLLLTVPIFYPLVASLGFDLVWFGIVVVVVTEISLITPPVGLNIFVLSSVVKDIKTSTIFKGVTPYWCADIVRLLLLLLLPPLSLWLPSVIS; this is translated from the coding sequence ATGGATATCGCATTAATCGGTTTTGCGGCTCTGCTGATATTGATACTGCTGCGAATGCCTATAGCCTTTGCCATGGGTGTAGTCGGTTTTATCGGCTACGCCGCCTTAAGTGACTGGAACTTTAACGGCGCACTGACCGTAAGTGCCAAACGTCTGATAGATACGGCACAGGATTATGGGCTATCGGTAATCCCTATGTTTATTCTTATGGGTAACCTGATCACCCGCGCCGGTATGTCGCAAGAGTTATATAAAGCTTGTTACGCCTTTCTCGGCCACCATCGCGGTGGGCTGGCAATGGCAACCATCACGGCATGCGGTGGTTTCTCTGCTATCTCCGGCTCAAGCCTTGCCACTTCTGCCACCATGGCAAAAGTAGCTATGCCTCCGATGAGAAAGTACGGTTATTCTGACAGCCTTGCTGCGGCATCTATTGCCGCGGGTGGTACTCTGGGCATTCTTATTCCGCCAAGTGTGATTCTGATTATCTACGGTGTACTGACTGAGCAGAGTATCCGCGATCTGTTCGCCGCCGGTTTTATTCCCGGTATTCTCGGCATTGCCTTCTACCTGCTGGCAACCCGTTATGTTGTCTGGCGTAACCCTGAATCAGGCCCGAGTGGCAGAAGAATGTCGAAGGAAGAGAAGAGCGCAGCCCTTAAATCGGTGTCTGGCATCCTCGGCCTGTTTATGGTGGTGATGGGCGGTATTTACCTTGGGGTATTTACTCCCACTGAAGCGGCCGGAATTGGTGCCGGAGGTGCATTTGCTATCGCACTTTACCGCCGTTCGCTGACATGGAAGATCCTGCACGAAATCTTGCTGGATACCGCGCGTACTTCAACCATGCTGTTTGGTGTCATTATCGGCGCACTTATCTACTCCAACTTTGTTAACCGCACCGGTTTGCCTAACGAGTTGGTAGTCTGGATGCAGTCGTTTGGCGCAGAACCTTTGCTGGTTATTCTGGCCATAATGGGCGTTTATATCTTGCTGGGCACAGTGTTTGAAAGCCTTTCAATGCTGCTGCTGACGGTACCTATCTTCTACCCGCTGGTTGCCAGCCTTGGTTTTGACTTAGTCTGGTTCGGTATTGTGGTTGTGGTGGTGACTGAGATTAGCTTAATTACCCCGCCTGTAGGGCTGAATATCTTTGTGCTCAGTAGTGTGGTTAAAGATATAAAGACCAGCACCATTTTCAAAGGTGTGACACCTTACTGGTGTGCTGATATCGTCAGGCTGCTGCTTCTGCTGCTATTGCCTCCCCTGTCACTCTGGCTGCCAAGTGTTATTTCATAA
- the aguA gene encoding agmatine deiminase codes for MSKRIDSTPRNDGFRMPGEHEPQAAVWMAWPERTDNWRFGGKPAQTTFVEVAKAISQTTPVIMAVSAQQFENARTLLPENIKLVEMSTDDSWMRDIGPSYVVNGEGERRGVDWHFNAWGGLVDGLYFPWDKDDAVAQKICEIHEDDSYRAPIVLEGGSIHVDGEGTLYTTEECLLHPSRNPDLSKEELEQVLCDYLSVEKIVWIPNGLYNDETNGHVDNLIHVVRPGEVVLTWCEDENDPQYEISRTALDTLLSQTDAKGRQIKVHKLPMPGPLYISEDEASGVDVSEGMERTPGERLAGSYANYLVTNDQVVYPLLDKKLDAEVETLLNNLYPGYKITGVDAREILLGGGNIHCITQQVPAV; via the coding sequence ATGAGCAAAAGAATCGACTCTACACCAAGAAATGATGGCTTCAGAATGCCCGGTGAACACGAACCACAAGCAGCAGTATGGATGGCGTGGCCGGAAAGAACAGATAACTGGCGCTTCGGTGGTAAACCAGCACAAACAACCTTTGTTGAAGTAGCAAAAGCTATCTCTCAGACAACGCCTGTGATTATGGCAGTAAGTGCACAGCAGTTCGAAAATGCCCGCACTCTGCTTCCTGAGAATATCAAGCTGGTTGAGATGAGCACCGATGACTCATGGATGCGCGATATCGGTCCTTCTTACGTGGTTAACGGTGAAGGTGAGCGTCGCGGTGTCGACTGGCACTTCAACGCATGGGGCGGACTGGTAGATGGTCTGTATTTCCCTTGGGACAAAGATGATGCCGTCGCACAGAAGATCTGTGAAATTCACGAAGACGACAGCTACCGTGCGCCTATCGTACTTGAAGGTGGTTCAATCCACGTCGATGGTGAAGGCACACTATATACTACTGAAGAGTGTCTGCTGCACCCTAGCCGCAACCCTGACTTGTCTAAAGAAGAGCTTGAGCAGGTACTTTGCGACTATCTGTCAGTGGAAAAAATTGTCTGGATCCCGAACGGTTTATACAACGATGAGACTAACGGCCATGTGGACAACTTAATTCATGTGGTACGTCCGGGCGAAGTGGTTCTGACCTGGTGTGAAGACGAGAACGATCCTCAGTATGAGATTTCAAGAACGGCACTGGATACTCTGCTAAGCCAGACCGATGCCAAAGGCCGTCAGATTAAAGTGCACAAACTACCGATGCCGGGACCACTGTATATCTCTGAAGATGAAGCGAGCGGTGTTGATGTTTCTGAAGGTATGGAAAGAACGCCGGGTGAGCGCCTTGCAGGCTCTTATGCTAACTATCTGGTCACCAATGATCAGGTGGTTTACCCATTACTGGACAAGAAACTGGATGCGGAAGTGGAAACTCTGCTTAACAACCTCTATCCGGGCTATAAGATCACTGGTGTTGATGCCAGAGAGATTCTGCTTGGTGGTGGTAATATCCACTGTATTACTCAGCAGGTTCCAGCTGTCTGA
- a CDS encoding TRAP transporter small permease, giving the protein MRASVLWFTKSWEYCAQLLDTALKLFASAALMFMMTLTCVDVAGRYLFDKPVTGSVELTEILLGSLVFLTMPLVTWRKEHISVDLTDSIIPRGIKNIRDMGFDIAVAASLSVIGVKVWDLGDRAFRYGEMTEYLEIPTYYFVYFLAISCWLTALTSLVLVITRLYNKEYNNQKD; this is encoded by the coding sequence ATGAGAGCATCTGTACTCTGGTTCACTAAGAGTTGGGAGTATTGCGCCCAACTCTTAGATACCGCACTCAAACTGTTCGCCAGCGCTGCCCTTATGTTTATGATGACGCTGACCTGTGTTGATGTAGCAGGTCGCTATCTGTTCGACAAGCCCGTTACCGGCAGTGTTGAGCTGACGGAAATTCTGCTCGGCTCACTGGTGTTTCTGACCATGCCCCTTGTGACATGGCGCAAAGAGCATATCAGCGTTGACCTTACTGACAGCATTATTCCCCGCGGCATTAAAAACATCAGGGATATGGGGTTTGATATTGCCGTTGCTGCCAGCTTGTCTGTTATCGGAGTAAAAGTCTGGGATCTTGGTGATCGTGCATTTCGCTACGGTGAAATGACGGAATACCTTGAAATTCCCACTTATTACTTTGTCTATTTTCTGGCTATTTCATGCTGGCTGACGGCATTAACCTCTTTGGTACTGGTGATTACCCGCCTGTATAACAAAGAATATAACAATCAAAAGGACTGA
- a CDS encoding META domain-containing protein, which yields MKKQLAVLTIPLVLTACSSTGDLAQVSADDLQHHNWTLTKIDNEVFVTPNLMQAPNLEIGEKLTANGNAGCNNFFGQGELKNNQFRITGMGMTMKMCMGEAMKTEAVFAQSLAEWNDIILTKENLVLKNSAHTLTFKLSDWK from the coding sequence ATGAAAAAACAACTTGCCGTTCTGACCATACCACTTGTACTAACCGCCTGCTCATCCACCGGAGATCTTGCTCAGGTTTCCGCAGACGATCTGCAACACCATAACTGGACGCTGACAAAAATTGATAATGAAGTCTTTGTTACCCCAAATCTTATGCAGGCCCCTAACTTAGAGATTGGTGAGAAACTGACGGCCAACGGCAATGCCGGTTGCAATAATTTTTTCGGTCAGGGCGAGCTAAAAAATAATCAGTTCCGCATTACCGGTATGGGCATGACCATGAAAATGTGTATGGGTGAAGCAATGAAAACAGAAGCTGTGTTCGCTCAGTCTCTGGCAGAGTGGAACGACATTATTCTCACCAAAGAGAACTTAGTACTGAAAAACAGCGCTCATACCCTGACTTTCAAACTGAGTGACTGGAAGTAA
- a CDS encoding TetR/AcrR family transcriptional regulator, with product MKKESTEQRLERIHKAAISLASQRNVNSISIYDVAKEAAIAASTVYHHYPNIESLICELMNDVFSDFLNVLESAVDAEKVHHWSDINRMIEQGYVNYYMSTPLAQHTLLGQHTYATVRHADAQNDLLLGQKVEEIYRQFFVLPELPKDVNIFAIALQVADKVYSMNYRENGEIAPEMAREAVILTEAYLGAYLPKYMQRVN from the coding sequence ATGAAAAAAGAGTCAACAGAACAAAGGCTTGAGAGAATACATAAAGCAGCAATTAGCCTTGCGTCCCAGCGAAATGTTAACTCAATCTCCATCTATGATGTAGCTAAAGAAGCGGCTATTGCAGCCTCTACGGTTTATCATCACTACCCAAATATAGAGTCTCTGATCTGCGAACTAATGAACGATGTGTTTTCCGACTTTCTCAACGTTCTGGAAAGTGCTGTGGATGCGGAAAAGGTCCATCACTGGAGCGATATAAACCGCATGATCGAGCAGGGATATGTTAACTATTATATGTCGACACCCCTTGCGCAGCATACCTTGTTGGGCCAGCACACTTATGCGACGGTACGTCATGCTGATGCGCAAAATGACCTATTACTGGGGCAGAAGGTAGAGGAGATATACCGTCAGTTCTTTGTACTGCCGGAGCTTCCGAAGGATGTGAATATTTTTGCAATTGCCCTGCAGGTAGCCGATAAAGTCTACTCAATGAATTACCGGGAAAATGGTGAGATTGCACCGGAAATGGCCCGGGAGGCGGTAATATTAACCGAGGCTTATTTAGGTGCTTATTTACCTAAATACATGCAGAGAGTTAATTAA
- a CDS encoding TRAP transporter substrate-binding protein: protein MFKSTVAKSMSGLLISTLLVSQSALAQVQELKVATWLSPMQTMNADVLPTWGKWIEQATEGRVKIKLEYDLAHPKSLIELVEDGAVDAAWTFHGYMPGRFRLTQIAELPTNKASAEAASVAHWRVNEKYFKDSFEYEGVELAGVFVHGPGQVHMREPISSLKDLKGKKMRVGGGISTEVGKLLEVSGVSAPATKAYEMLSQGVADGLFMQMDMMKAARFKDVAPYSYKLPTGLYLGSFGIFISPQFMDKLSEQDRQAIRSVSGEKLSALAGRYWNQADTIGEADIIASGSQVTDLSQQDISYFNELTKGLDEKWMKSVSSRKVDSKAALTEFRKIVSDYQPLEL from the coding sequence ATGTTTAAATCAACTGTCGCGAAAAGCATGTCCGGATTACTCATCTCCACCCTTTTGGTTAGCCAGAGCGCACTGGCTCAGGTTCAGGAACTAAAAGTCGCAACCTGGTTAAGCCCGATGCAGACCATGAACGCAGATGTACTGCCTACATGGGGAAAGTGGATTGAGCAAGCAACGGAAGGACGCGTCAAAATCAAACTTGAGTACGATCTGGCCCACCCTAAAAGCCTTATAGAACTGGTTGAAGATGGTGCAGTTGATGCAGCATGGACCTTCCACGGTTATATGCCGGGTCGTTTCCGCCTGACACAAATCGCAGAGCTGCCGACTAACAAAGCCTCTGCTGAAGCGGCTTCTGTTGCTCACTGGCGGGTAAATGAAAAGTACTTTAAAGACTCTTTCGAATATGAAGGTGTTGAGCTGGCTGGTGTATTTGTACACGGCCCGGGTCAGGTTCATATGCGTGAGCCAATCAGCTCTCTTAAAGATCTGAAGGGCAAGAAAATGCGTGTAGGCGGCGGTATCTCAACAGAAGTCGGCAAACTGCTGGAAGTATCCGGTGTAAGTGCTCCGGCGACTAAAGCTTATGAGATGCTGTCTCAGGGTGTGGCTGACGGTCTGTTTATGCAGATGGATATGATGAAAGCGGCCCGCTTTAAAGATGTAGCACCATACAGCTACAAACTGCCTACCGGCCTGTATCTGGGTTCATTTGGTATCTTTATCAGCCCGCAGTTTATGGATAAGTTGTCAGAGCAGGATCGTCAGGCTATCCGCAGTGTGTCAGGCGAGAAGCTTTCTGCTCTCGCCGGTCGCTACTGGAATCAGGCAGATACCATTGGTGAAGCAGATATTATCGCATCAGGTTCTCAGGTTACCGATCTTTCACAGCAGGACATCAGCTACTTTAATGAGCTGACCAAAGGCCTGGATGAGAAGTGGATGAAATCTGTCTCTTCCCGCAAGGTTGATTCAAAAGCCGCTCTGACAGAGTTCCGTAAAATCGTTAGTGACTACCAGCCTCTGGAACTATAG
- a CDS encoding APC family permease codes for METQTSGGKMGVGSLALFSLCAVIVVDTLTASASIGVSSIGWWLITLIIFVIPYGLITSELGTTYPGDGGIYDWVKQAFGYKWAVRTTWFYWINVGLWMPAVYIMFAGMFAELFFPDLSMFAQIAICIVLTWLTIWICNVSVDVGVWVTNVGAILKITVISVLGFGGFIYAAKNGVANEFSISAMMPSLDTGVAFLPALVFNLMGFELVATMTKEMKDVRDMPKSIFLAAGITAFLYVFGTVGILLALPVEDIGLVAGIIDTLHKLFGDSAFGNFMVNAIGVMALLTFIGNMVTWTMGASRAAAEAASEGELPDAVAKMSEKYDTPVGANNITGIISTIVILAYAVFAQDSDELFWSVFAFSSCVFLLPYLFMFPSYLKLRISEPEKERPFRVPGGMGVQWALSIVCFMVIAQAVVLFIFPDLITMTIDWVYSAPVAIGVVVTILIGEYLLKLAIDKKNAASAEQSDNNLTHSH; via the coding sequence ATGGAAACGCAAACTTCTGGCGGAAAAATGGGTGTCGGTAGTCTCGCCTTATTTAGCCTTTGTGCTGTAATTGTAGTTGATACATTAACAGCCTCGGCTTCAATTGGTGTAAGTTCTATCGGTTGGTGGCTAATAACATTAATTATTTTTGTTATCCCTTATGGCCTGATCACCTCTGAATTAGGTACAACTTATCCCGGTGACGGTGGTATTTATGACTGGGTAAAACAAGCCTTTGGTTACAAATGGGCCGTCAGAACAACCTGGTTCTACTGGATTAACGTAGGTTTATGGATGCCGGCAGTATATATCATGTTCGCTGGTATGTTTGCTGAGTTGTTCTTCCCTGATCTCTCTATGTTCGCCCAGATCGCTATCTGTATTGTGCTGACATGGCTGACTATCTGGATCTGTAACGTCTCCGTTGATGTCGGCGTATGGGTAACCAATGTCGGTGCCATTCTGAAGATCACTGTTATCTCTGTACTGGGCTTTGGTGGCTTTATCTATGCAGCTAAGAACGGCGTTGCAAATGAGTTTTCAATTTCAGCCATGATGCCTAGCCTTGATACCGGTGTTGCCTTCCTTCCAGCGCTAGTATTCAACCTGATGGGTTTTGAGCTGGTTGCAACTATGACCAAAGAGATGAAAGACGTACGCGACATGCCTAAGTCTATCTTCCTTGCAGCTGGTATCACTGCCTTCCTGTACGTATTCGGTACTGTTGGTATCCTGCTGGCGCTACCGGTAGAAGATATCGGTCTGGTTGCCGGTATTATCGATACCCTGCACAAACTATTTGGTGACAGCGCATTCGGTAACTTTATGGTTAACGCTATCGGTGTTATGGCTCTGCTTACCTTTATCGGTAACATGGTGACCTGGACTATGGGTGCAAGCCGTGCCGCAGCTGAAGCAGCAAGCGAAGGCGAGCTACCTGATGCTGTAGCGAAAATGTCTGAAAAATATGACACACCTGTCGGCGCAAACAACATCACAGGTATTATCTCGACTATCGTTATTCTGGCTTACGCAGTATTTGCGCAAGACAGTGACGAGCTATTCTGGTCAGTGTTTGCATTCTCAAGCTGTGTATTCCTGCTGCCATACCTGTTTATGTTCCCTTCATACCTGAAACTTCGTATCTCAGAACCAGAGAAAGAGCGTCCTTTCCGTGTTCCGGGTGGTATGGGTGTGCAGTGGGCTCTGAGTATTGTCTGCTTTATGGTCATCGCTCAGGCAGTAGTGCTGTTTATCTTCCCTGACCTAATCACAATGACGATTGACTGGGTATACAGTGCACCGGTCGCCATTGGTGTTGTGGTCACAATTTTGATTGGTGAGTACCTTCTGAAACTCGCAATCGATAAGAAAAATGCTGCATCCGCAGAACAATCCGATAATAATCTAACTCATAGCCATTAA
- the argF gene encoding ornithine carbamoyltransferase, with translation MKLPSSSATELNKKHMEHMVSMKDFSVEEMDNMMELMTYLKQARRDNAIPQLFKGKSVGMIFEAGSTRTRVSFEVAATLLGGHALFLSPKDIHLGGKESIDDTSRVLSRMCDIIMARTNSPETLDGLLEMSTVPVINGLDTRFHPTQMLADLYTIREHITDGRTLSDMTLAFMGDATDVCRSLMLTCAKYGMGFKQIGPKKYQMEQEWVDLAESFCKESGGHIEITDDVERISECDVVYGDSFYWVTQMDEKEERLNAFMPDYVITEELMAKAKPGAMLLHCLPANDKEEVTRGALESEYSVAFDEAENRLTAQMAILVYFTHKHIQQPTEQKLAEHKEKIEGFLAKL, from the coding sequence ATGAAACTGCCATCTTCTAGTGCAACTGAACTAAACAAAAAACATATGGAACATATGGTTTCAATGAAAGACTTCTCCGTAGAGGAGATGGACAACATGATGGAACTGATGACCTATCTGAAACAAGCGCGCAGAGATAACGCTATCCCTCAGCTGTTCAAAGGTAAGTCTGTAGGTATGATTTTTGAAGCCGGTTCTACCCGTACCCGCGTTTCATTTGAAGTTGCGGCAACGCTGCTGGGCGGTCATGCGCTGTTCTTGTCTCCTAAAGATATCCATCTGGGTGGTAAAGAGTCTATCGATGATACTTCACGTGTACTTTCCCGTATGTGTGACATCATTATGGCGCGTACTAACAGCCCTGAAACACTAGACGGCCTGCTTGAAATGTCTACGGTTCCTGTTATCAATGGTCTGGACACTCGTTTCCACCCGACTCAGATGCTGGCTGACCTTTACACCATCAGAGAGCACATCACAGACGGCCGTACTCTGTCTGATATGACGCTGGCCTTTATGGGTGACGCAACTGACGTATGTCGTTCACTAATGCTGACTTGTGCTAAGTACGGTATGGGCTTCAAGCAGATTGGTCCTAAGAAATATCAGATGGAACAAGAGTGGGTTGATCTGGCTGAATCATTCTGTAAAGAGTCTGGTGGTCATATTGAAATCACTGACGACGTTGAAAGAATCAGCGAGTGTGACGTGGTATACGGTGACAGCTTCTACTGGGTTACTCAGATGGATGAGAAAGAAGAGCGTCTGAACGCCTTTATGCCTGACTATGTAATCACTGAAGAGTTGATGGCGAAAGCTAAGCCGGGTGCAATGCTGCTACACTGCCTGCCTGCAAACGACAAAGAAGAAGTAACTCGTGGTGCGCTGGAAAGTGAATACTCAGTGGCATTTGATGAAGCAGAGAACCGCCTGACTGCACAGATGGCGATTCTGGTTTACTTTACTCATAAGCATATCCAGCAGCCGACAGAACAGAAACTGGCTGAGCACAAAGAGAAGATCGAAGGCTTTCTTGCAAAACTATAA
- a CDS encoding DUF1289 domain-containing protein: MEQLEFFTVPSPCIGVCSVDEKGYCKGCMRKREERFNWLSYTPAQQRHVIKLCKQRYLRKIRQNRKVAEAPAEPASPQQNLFGTEEQQ, translated from the coding sequence ATGGAACAATTAGAGTTTTTTACCGTTCCCAGCCCTTGTATTGGGGTGTGTAGCGTAGATGAAAAGGGCTACTGCAAAGGATGTATGAGAAAACGGGAAGAGCGTTTTAACTGGCTCTCTTATACTCCGGCACAGCAGCGCCATGTCATTAAGCTCTGTAAGCAGCGCTATCTGCGTAAAATTCGTCAGAACCGTAAAGTGGCTGAAGCACCGGCAGAACCGGCAAGCCCGCAACAGAATCTGTTTGGAACTGAAGAACAGCAATAA